Proteins encoded within one genomic window of uncultured Sphingopyxis sp.:
- the hemC gene encoding hydroxymethylbilane synthase, translating into MNGLPTPENPLRIGTRASPLAMAQAHMAMAALIASHGVPAEALEIVPMTATGDRIQDRALAEVGGKALWTRELDAALDAGTIDIAVHSLKDVETLRDARFFLGAMLERADPRDRLVVREGIGAATIAELPPGARLGTSSPRRAAQVKRIRPDLETPLLRGNVATRLAKLAAGEADATLLAAAGLTRLGMHDVGTVQEAGLLLPAASQGAIGIECRADDAGAVALLAAVDHAPTHRAVAAERAFLAALGGDCRSPVAAHGSWQADGALRLDAEIFSEDGADHAAGHILVAGPGAPAALARRLLAEAPESVRALFAV; encoded by the coding sequence ATGAATGGACTTCCCACCCCCGAAAACCCGCTGCGCATCGGGACGCGCGCCTCGCCGCTTGCGATGGCGCAGGCGCATATGGCGATGGCGGCGCTGATCGCCAGCCATGGCGTGCCCGCCGAGGCGCTCGAAATCGTGCCGATGACCGCGACCGGCGACCGGATCCAGGACCGCGCGCTCGCCGAGGTCGGCGGCAAGGCGCTGTGGACGCGCGAACTCGACGCGGCGCTCGACGCCGGGACGATCGACATCGCGGTGCATTCGCTGAAGGATGTCGAAACGCTGCGCGACGCGCGCTTTTTCCTCGGCGCGATGCTCGAGCGTGCCGATCCGCGCGACCGGCTGGTTGTGCGCGAGGGGATCGGCGCCGCGACGATCGCCGAGCTGCCGCCGGGCGCGCGGCTCGGCACGAGCAGCCCGCGCCGCGCGGCGCAGGTGAAGCGAATTCGCCCCGATCTCGAAACCCCGTTGCTGCGCGGCAATGTCGCGACGCGGCTCGCGAAGCTCGCGGCGGGCGAGGCCGATGCGACGCTGCTCGCCGCGGCGGGGCTGACGCGGCTGGGGATGCACGACGTCGGAACGGTGCAGGAGGCGGGGCTGCTGCTTCCGGCGGCGTCGCAGGGCGCCATCGGGATCGAATGCCGCGCCGATGATGCTGGGGCGGTCGCGCTGCTCGCCGCGGTCGACCATGCGCCGACGCATCGCGCCGTCGCGGCCGAGCGCGCCTTTCTCGCGGCGCTCGGCGGCGATTGCCGTTCACCGGTCGCGGCGCATGGCTCCTGGCAGGCGGATGGCGCGCTGCGCCTCGATGCCGAGATTTTTTCCGAGGACGGCGCCGACCATGCCGCCGGGCATATCCTCGTGGCCGGGCCCGGAGCGCCCGCGGCGCTCGCGCGCCGCCTGCTCGCCGAGGCGCCGGAGAGCGTCCGGGCGCTGTTCGCGGTATGA
- a CDS encoding NAD(P)H-dependent glycerol-3-phosphate dehydrogenase, which translates to MTSYKRFGVVGGGAWGTALAQLLAADGAPVRLWAREDDVVTAINAEHRNPAFLPGAALSPSLTATGDLADMADLDALLIVVPVPFLRAVLADLPPGDAPLIFCSKGMEAGSFAFPIDMAQDLAPQRPHAVLSGPTFAHEVAAGLPTAITLAAADADVAAGLAQALARPHFRPYVSTDMIGAEIGGAVKNILAIACGIVDGAGLGLNARAALISRGFAEMARFGLARGAQAETLAGLAGLGDLVLTCTSSNSRNFALGQGLGRGEAAETLMADRRTVAEGAFSAPVVAAAARADGIDMPITETVARLVAGEVRVADAIQALLSRPLRPEGR; encoded by the coding sequence ATGACGTCATACAAGCGATTCGGCGTCGTCGGCGGCGGCGCCTGGGGCACCGCGCTCGCGCAGCTGCTCGCCGCCGACGGCGCGCCGGTACGCCTGTGGGCGCGCGAAGACGATGTGGTTACCGCGATCAACGCCGAACACCGCAATCCGGCCTTCCTCCCCGGCGCGGCCCTTTCGCCTTCGCTGACCGCGACCGGCGACCTCGCCGACATGGCCGATCTCGACGCGCTGCTGATCGTCGTCCCGGTCCCCTTCCTGCGCGCCGTGCTCGCCGACCTGCCGCCCGGCGACGCCCCGCTGATCTTCTGCAGCAAGGGCATGGAGGCGGGCAGCTTCGCCTTCCCGATCGATATGGCGCAGGATCTCGCGCCGCAGCGCCCGCATGCGGTGCTCTCGGGCCCGACCTTCGCGCACGAGGTTGCCGCGGGGCTCCCCACCGCGATCACGCTCGCCGCCGCCGACGCGGACGTCGCCGCGGGACTCGCGCAAGCACTCGCGCGCCCGCATTTCCGCCCCTATGTCTCGACCGACATGATCGGGGCGGAGATCGGCGGCGCGGTCAAGAATATCCTCGCGATCGCGTGCGGCATCGTCGACGGCGCCGGGCTCGGGCTCAACGCGCGCGCCGCGCTGATCAGCCGCGGCTTCGCCGAAATGGCGCGCTTCGGTCTCGCGCGCGGCGCGCAGGCCGAAACGCTCGCGGGCCTCGCGGGGCTCGGCGACCTCGTCCTCACCTGCACCTCGTCCAATTCGCGCAATTTCGCGCTCGGTCAGGGACTCGGCCGCGGCGAAGCGGCGGAGACGCTGATGGCCGACCGCCGCACCGTCGCGGAGGGCGCGTTCAGCGCGCCGGTCGTCGCCGCCGCCGCGCGCGCCGACGGCATCGACATGCCGATCACCGAGACGGTCGCGCGCCTCGTCGCCGGCGAGGTGCGCGTCGCCGACGCCATTCAGGCCCTGCTCAGCCGCCCGCTGCGGCCCGAAGGGCGATGA
- the tsaD gene encoding tRNA (adenosine(37)-N6)-threonylcarbamoyltransferase complex transferase subunit TsaD, giving the protein MTLILGLESSCDETAAALVDSERRILAQRVAGQEAEHGPYGGVVPEIAARAHVDRLAPIVEGVFADAGVSLADVDAIAATAGPGLIGGVMVGLVTGKALAHAAGKPLIAVNHLEGHALSPRLADETLEFPYLLLLVSGGHCQLLLVRGVGDYRRLATTIDDAAGEAFDKTAKLLGLGYPGGPAVERVAQNGDPRAVPLPRPLVGSAEPHFSFAGLKSAVARAAASGEHSVPDLAASFQQAVVDCLVDRSRIALAACPEATAFVVAGGVAANGTIRTALTDLADRFDKGFVAPPLWLCTDNGAMIAWAGAERFAAGLTDPLDAPARPRWPLDPDAEAVRGAGVKA; this is encoded by the coding sequence ATGACACTCATCCTTGGCCTTGAATCGAGCTGCGACGAAACCGCGGCGGCGCTCGTCGACAGCGAGCGGCGCATCCTCGCGCAGCGCGTCGCGGGGCAGGAGGCCGAGCATGGCCCCTATGGCGGCGTCGTGCCCGAGATCGCGGCGCGCGCGCATGTCGACCGGCTCGCGCCGATCGTCGAGGGCGTGTTCGCCGATGCCGGAGTTTCGCTCGCCGACGTCGATGCGATCGCCGCGACTGCCGGTCCCGGGCTCATCGGCGGGGTGATGGTCGGGCTCGTCACCGGCAAGGCGCTCGCGCACGCCGCGGGCAAGCCGCTGATCGCGGTCAACCATCTCGAAGGCCATGCGCTGAGCCCACGCCTCGCCGATGAAACCCTCGAATTCCCCTATCTGCTGCTGCTCGTCTCGGGCGGCCATTGCCAGCTGCTGCTCGTGCGCGGCGTCGGCGACTACCGCCGCCTCGCCACCACGATCGACGATGCCGCGGGCGAGGCGTTCGACAAGACCGCGAAGCTGCTCGGGCTCGGCTATCCCGGCGGCCCCGCGGTCGAGCGCGTCGCGCAGAACGGCGACCCGCGCGCGGTGCCGCTCCCCCGTCCGCTCGTGGGCAGCGCCGAGCCTCATTTCTCCTTCGCCGGGCTCAAGAGCGCCGTCGCGCGCGCCGCGGCGAGCGGAGAGCACAGCGTCCCCGATCTCGCAGCGTCGTTCCAGCAGGCCGTCGTCGACTGCCTCGTCGACCGCAGCCGCATCGCGCTCGCCGCCTGTCCCGAGGCGACCGCTTTCGTCGTCGCCGGCGGCGTCGCGGCGAACGGCACGATCCGCACCGCGCTCACCGATCTCGCCGACCGCTTCGACAAGGGTTTCGTCGCGCCGCCGCTCTGGCTCTGCACCGACAATGGCGCGATGATCGCATGGGCGGGCGCCGAACGCTTCGCCGCCGGCCTCACCGACCCGCTCGACGCGCCTGCGCGCCCGCGCTGGCCGCTCGATCCCGATGCCGAGGCGGTGCGCGGCGCCGGAGTAAAAGCATGA
- a CDS encoding uroporphyrinogen-III synthase, which produces MTAGPPLIVTRPEPGNAATVRRARAMGFAVHAMPLFAAHPVEWRAPAAEDFDALLLTSAFAARLGGAEFAGLASLPVHAVGAATARAAEAAGLTVARIGTADAQQLLDAMASQDIRAILWLCGRDRSEFDARGAAITPLPCYAVDPVPPPAAWADLTAAPAVLLVHSSRAAKRISDLVGAARAHLSLAAISPKAAAAAGEGWRDVAVADRPDDVAILAQARALWHKGAK; this is translated from the coding sequence ATGACGGCCGGGCCGCCGCTGATCGTCACGCGGCCCGAGCCGGGCAATGCGGCGACGGTCCGGCGGGCGCGGGCGATGGGGTTCGCGGTTCACGCGATGCCGCTGTTCGCGGCGCATCCGGTCGAGTGGCGCGCGCCCGCGGCCGAAGATTTCGACGCGCTGCTGCTCACGAGCGCCTTTGCCGCGCGGCTCGGCGGGGCGGAGTTTGCCGGTCTCGCCTCCCTGCCCGTCCATGCCGTGGGCGCGGCGACCGCGCGCGCCGCCGAGGCGGCGGGCCTGACCGTGGCGCGGATCGGCACGGCCGACGCGCAACAGCTTCTTGATGCCATGGCGTCACAGGATATTCGCGCGATATTATGGCTTTGCGGTCGCGACCGGTCCGAATTCGACGCGCGCGGCGCGGCGATCACGCCGCTGCCCTGCTACGCCGTCGATCCCGTGCCCCCGCCCGCGGCATGGGCCGATCTGACCGCGGCGCCTGCCGTCCTGCTCGTCCATTCGTCGCGCGCGGCAAAGCGCATTTCCGACCTCGTCGGGGCGGCGCGCGCGCATCTGTCGCTCGCGGCGATCAGCCCCAAGGCCGCCGCGGCGGCGGGCGAGGGATGGCGCGATGTCGCGGTGGCGGATCGGCCCGACGATGTCGCAATATTGGCACAGGCGCGCGCTTTGTGGCACAAGGGTGCGAAATAG
- a CDS encoding mitofilin family membrane protein: MAIDSFETSPPADGAVPAKGLSFRAIAIGAFLLLLIGIVAGGWAVNRWLAGIDAPPAARTVAAPAGAANPLLTGAGAKGDAEAPPLMVAPVDGANALAARVAELEQRLSRITLQAESASGNASRAEGLLVAFAVRRALDRGLSLGYLDAQLRLRFGDDQPNAVKTIIDTSRDPVTLERLRTELDALAPQLVGRNGDGSGSLWTGLRRELSELFVVRAAGTKSPRASERLDRARRYLAAGQADQAIAEVEAMPGAEVAGEWLMDARRYHEARRALDLIETAAILEPRDSPAAALARKTAAETP, encoded by the coding sequence ATGGCAATCGACAGCTTCGAAACCTCCCCGCCTGCCGACGGGGCGGTCCCGGCGAAGGGCCTATCGTTCCGCGCCATCGCCATCGGGGCCTTCCTGCTGCTGCTGATCGGCATCGTCGCCGGCGGATGGGCGGTGAATCGCTGGCTGGCCGGCATCGATGCGCCGCCCGCGGCGCGGACGGTCGCGGCGCCGGCGGGAGCGGCCAATCCGCTGCTGACAGGCGCGGGGGCGAAAGGCGACGCGGAGGCGCCGCCGCTGATGGTGGCGCCGGTCGACGGCGCCAATGCGCTCGCGGCGCGCGTCGCCGAGCTCGAACAACGGCTGTCGCGCATCACGCTCCAGGCCGAATCGGCTTCGGGCAATGCTTCGCGCGCCGAGGGGTTGCTCGTCGCCTTCGCGGTGCGGCGCGCGCTCGATCGCGGGCTGTCGCTGGGCTATCTCGACGCGCAGCTGCGGCTGCGTTTCGGCGACGATCAGCCCAATGCGGTCAAGACGATCATCGACACGTCGCGCGACCCGGTGACGCTCGAAAGGCTGCGCACCGAACTCGACGCGCTGGCGCCGCAGCTCGTCGGACGCAACGGCGACGGAAGCGGGAGCCTGTGGACCGGGCTGCGCCGCGAACTGAGCGAGCTGTTCGTCGTGCGCGCGGCGGGAACCAAGTCGCCGCGTGCGTCCGAACGGCTCGACCGCGCGCGGCGCTATCTGGCGGCGGGGCAGGCCGACCAGGCGATTGCCGAGGTCGAGGCGATGCCCGGCGCGGAGGTCGCGGGCGAATGGCTGATGGATGCGCGGCGCTACCACGAGGCGCGGCGCGCGCTTGACCTGATCGAGACGGCGGCGATATTGGAACCGCGCGACAGCCCGGCTGCCGCCCTGGCCCGCAAAACGGCCGCAGAGACCCCATAG